The following proteins are encoded in a genomic region of Dyadobacter sp. UC 10:
- a CDS encoding sialate O-acetylesterase — translation MRPNRQLPQISFLFVVLTITFTSPAFAVVRLPNIIASNMVLQQKSEAVLWGWADPGEKIYITTSWNTKTDSVTGDRDARWKIKVATPQAGGPYVITLKGSNVITLDNILIGEVWVCSGQSNMEWSSYQNVQQIMDEMLNSANANLRLFHVPKSTSKFPQENIEGNWKTCESASLEGFSAVGYFFAKALQQKLNVPVGIINSSWGGTPAEVWAPEGLVTNDPELLTAAGKQIVTAAWPVDPGYAYNSMIHPITNFPIAGAIWYQGEGNVNTAATYTKLFSAMINSWREAWQKQFPFYFVEIAPFAYPNPNVGALLREAQAKTLTVPKTGMVVISDLVDNIKDIHPKNKKDVGLRLANYALAETYGQNVQAYKSPYFNRMEVIGSKANLYFDNAPAGFKTSDGQSPNEFYVAGADQVFVPASVKIENDRLVVSSAQVKTPVAVRFAFSNEAMPNVFSKDGLPVAPFRTDNWEVKSGSGRSANAD, via the coding sequence ATGAGACCAAACCGTCAGCTACCACAAATATCATTTCTCTTTGTGGTATTAACCATCACGTTTACCAGCCCTGCTTTCGCGGTTGTCCGATTGCCCAACATCATCGCCAGCAACATGGTGTTGCAGCAAAAATCCGAAGCTGTTCTTTGGGGTTGGGCTGATCCCGGTGAAAAGATTTACATCACCACTTCCTGGAACACAAAAACAGATTCGGTAACAGGTGACCGCGATGCCCGGTGGAAGATCAAAGTTGCAACGCCGCAGGCGGGAGGCCCATACGTGATCACGCTGAAAGGCAGCAATGTCATTACACTGGATAACATTCTGATCGGGGAGGTTTGGGTCTGCTCCGGACAGTCCAATATGGAATGGAGCAGTTACCAGAACGTACAGCAGATCATGGATGAGATGCTCAATAGCGCCAATGCAAATCTGAGGCTTTTTCATGTTCCTAAATCGACTTCAAAATTTCCGCAGGAAAATATCGAAGGCAACTGGAAAACTTGTGAATCAGCATCGCTGGAAGGATTTAGCGCGGTGGGCTATTTTTTTGCCAAAGCGCTTCAGCAGAAGTTGAATGTCCCGGTCGGGATTATCAATTCAAGCTGGGGCGGCACTCCGGCCGAAGTCTGGGCGCCGGAAGGACTGGTTACCAACGATCCTGAGTTACTGACCGCAGCGGGAAAGCAAATCGTTACTGCGGCCTGGCCGGTTGACCCAGGGTATGCCTATAACAGCATGATTCACCCGATTACCAATTTTCCTATCGCCGGAGCGATCTGGTACCAGGGTGAAGGCAATGTAAACACCGCAGCAACTTATACCAAACTGTTTTCGGCCATGATCAACAGCTGGCGGGAGGCATGGCAAAAACAGTTTCCTTTTTACTTCGTCGAAATAGCGCCCTTTGCATATCCCAATCCCAACGTCGGCGCATTACTCCGCGAAGCCCAGGCAAAGACCCTGACCGTTCCCAAGACAGGAATGGTGGTGATCAGTGATCTTGTAGACAACATCAAAGACATTCATCCCAAAAACAAAAAGGATGTCGGTCTTAGACTTGCGAACTACGCTTTGGCGGAAACCTATGGACAAAACGTACAGGCTTATAAGAGCCCGTACTTTAACAGAATGGAAGTAATTGGCAGCAAAGCAAATTTATATTTCGATAATGCCCCTGCCGGTTTTAAAACGAGTGACGGACAATCGCCGAATGAATTTTATGTAGCCGGAGCAGACCAGGTATTTGTGCCGGCAAGCGTAAAAATAGAAAATGACAGGCTGGTGGTGTCAAGTGCTCAGGTAAAGACGCCGGTGGCAGTGCGGTTTGCTTTCAGTAACGAAGCAATGCCCAATGTTTTCAGTAAAGACGGGTTACCCGTTGCACCATTTCGTACGGATAACTGGGAAGTCAAAAGCGGTTCCGGACGAAGTGCCAATGCCGATTAG
- a CDS encoding SusD/RagB family nutrient-binding outer membrane lipoprotein, with translation MKKILSLMFASCMVFLAGCDGDFEELNKDPNAATGELFSPAYLFTSAQLFSSRGDEGASLHYTETFVQHFSTLSDAGTFDFFGDKYVYNKGGSESLWKNTFNAINGGSKLLEDAILLSKDKPELSNLHHMARIWKTVIYHRLTDLYGDVPYSEANQGYTTQNYKPKYDTQKDIYYSMLSELEDATAKLDASKGPVTADIIYGGDVVKWKKFGYSMMLRLGMRLQKIEPATAETWVKKAFAGGVFTSVDDNMYVRFPDKTGANQSLVNGESWTLSVSGVSPGKVSATIFNYMKSRNDPRLKHMVAVYSDPSKASTKNTDPAIQKGMPNGFNLVTIKENASWDNTKDQHQYSGINRDVYAKLDGPRMCLTYGEVQLMLAEAVVRGWISGDAAALYKEGVAGAMKNVAKYDASAVITDAEINAYLAANPFVGIADKEKAYEQINTQYWAACFMNGLEAYANVRRSGYPKLTPINYPSNETDGTYPRRLRYPEDEPVLNADNYNAAVARQGTDDFKTRVWWDKQ, from the coding sequence ATGAAAAAAATATTAAGCCTGATGTTTGCGAGCTGCATGGTGTTCCTGGCCGGCTGCGACGGCGATTTTGAAGAACTGAATAAAGACCCTAATGCGGCTACCGGCGAGCTCTTCAGCCCCGCCTACCTGTTCACCTCCGCGCAACTGTTTTCGTCGAGAGGCGATGAAGGGGCCTCACTGCATTATACCGAGACTTTCGTCCAGCATTTTTCGACACTTAGCGATGCCGGGACATTTGATTTCTTCGGTGATAAATACGTGTATAATAAGGGAGGGAGCGAGAGTTTGTGGAAAAACACATTCAATGCGATTAATGGGGGTAGTAAGCTGCTGGAAGATGCTATTCTGTTGTCGAAGGACAAACCGGAACTAAGCAATCTCCATCACATGGCGCGGATCTGGAAAACGGTTATTTATCACCGCCTGACAGATTTGTACGGAGATGTGCCTTATTCAGAAGCAAATCAGGGCTATACTACCCAGAACTACAAGCCCAAATACGATACGCAAAAGGATATTTATTACAGCATGCTGAGCGAACTGGAAGATGCAACGGCAAAGCTTGATGCTTCCAAAGGACCCGTAACGGCCGACATTATTTACGGAGGGGACGTTGTGAAGTGGAAGAAATTCGGCTACTCGATGATGCTGCGGCTGGGTATGCGGTTGCAGAAAATAGAACCGGCAACGGCCGAAACCTGGGTAAAGAAGGCGTTCGCCGGCGGGGTGTTCACCTCTGTTGACGACAATATGTACGTCAGGTTTCCGGACAAAACGGGTGCCAATCAATCCCTCGTGAACGGAGAAAGCTGGACATTATCCGTGTCGGGCGTGTCGCCGGGCAAGGTTAGCGCGACCATTTTCAACTATATGAAAAGCCGTAACGATCCCCGTCTCAAACACATGGTAGCCGTGTATTCCGATCCTTCCAAAGCATCGACCAAAAACACCGATCCCGCTATTCAAAAGGGAATGCCGAACGGTTTCAATCTGGTGACTATCAAAGAAAATGCGAGCTGGGATAATACCAAAGACCAACACCAGTATTCGGGCATTAACCGGGATGTTTACGCAAAACTCGACGGCCCCAGAATGTGCCTTACTTACGGCGAAGTCCAGTTGATGCTGGCGGAAGCGGTGGTCAGGGGCTGGATCAGCGGAGATGCTGCCGCGCTTTATAAAGAGGGCGTTGCCGGAGCGATGAAAAACGTTGCCAAATATGACGCGTCCGCGGTGATTACGGATGCCGAAATCAATGCCTATCTGGCAGCTAATCCTTTCGTAGGCATTGCTGACAAAGAAAAAGCATACGAACAGATCAATACCCAATATTGGGCGGCCTGTTTCATGAATGGCCTGGAAGCCTACGCCAATGTGCGCCGCTCCGGCTATCCCAAGCTGACGCCCATCAATTATCCGAGCAATGAAACCGACGGGACTTACCCCCGCAGATTACGCTACCCAGAAGACGAGCCGGTATTAAATGCTGATAACTACAATGCCGCTGTGGCGCGTCAGGGCACAGACGATTTCAAAACAAGGGTTTGGTGGGATAAACAATAG